In Longimicrobium sp., a genomic segment contains:
- a CDS encoding 3D domain-containing protein has product MITNRVDHDTNQPRRRLRPAKVMAPAFVLLISATALAEWACAPRTRTAAEPAGSSSFVSAAQAAVLQTPAPDPQPAAAAPAPAQPATLAELDAQLVARMRQQITDEVTAQMQGRVEQAAAEAFPVRQRMEMSSTMYCLKGHMRTGVRTRDGMAAGDPRVLPLGSVVRVSRPNGELIGIFVIMDTGGAINGNKIDLYVDSCREAERWGRHPVVAEVLDIGKRI; this is encoded by the coding sequence ATGATCACGAACCGCGTCGACCACGATACCAATCAGCCGCGAAGACGGCTGCGGCCCGCGAAGGTGATGGCTCCCGCCTTCGTGCTGCTGATCTCCGCCACGGCCCTGGCCGAATGGGCCTGCGCGCCGCGCACCCGCACCGCCGCAGAGCCCGCCGGATCGAGCTCCTTCGTCTCCGCCGCGCAGGCCGCCGTCCTGCAGACCCCCGCACCCGATCCGCAGCCCGCCGCCGCGGCGCCCGCGCCCGCCCAGCCCGCCACGCTGGCCGAGCTCGACGCGCAGCTGGTGGCGCGCATGCGCCAGCAGATCACCGACGAGGTGACGGCGCAGATGCAGGGGCGCGTGGAGCAGGCGGCGGCCGAGGCGTTCCCGGTGCGCCAGCGGATGGAGATGAGCTCCACCATGTACTGCCTGAAGGGGCACATGCGCACCGGCGTCCGCACCCGCGACGGGATGGCGGCGGGCGACCCGCGCGTGCTGCCGCTGGGCTCGGTGGTGCGGGTGAGCCGGCCGAACGGCGAGCTGATCGGCATCTTCGTGATCATGGACACGGGCGGCGCCATCAACGGCAACAAGATCGACCTGTACGTCGACTCCTGCCGCGAGGCCGAGCGCTGGGGCCGCCACCCGGTGGTCGCCGAGGTGCTGGACATCGGCAAGCGGATCTGA
- a CDS encoding TonB-dependent receptor, with product MKVSSILVSLVIASAAAGPPLGAQAVTQARPVAGAVSGSIVDAQSELPLAGASVALEARAGGAARSTRTDAAGRYAFDGVTAGEYTLRVQRIGYVAGSVDVVLQGAASASVSLGLQVQPVRLQPIAATGSIPAAPANPFAAREGAADAAGEARMEAERRRQRTNLAPDVRVLTRADVDEAVPLAESDLFRTLQRLPGVSARDDYSAELWTRGGSWDHTRVYFDGLPLFNPVHSSGLFSGPNTDAVGAAALHPGAQPLSTGGGAAATLDVTSRRGGERGPVAAAGELSLASARLALDGRAGPQSWMIAARSSHFGTLTQQVEKHSRDEEVWVTRHFADVAARYDLRLGDRSGVEASALWQRDVVGDGPQSDWLRESTPTWGSLAARATLRAPLGGLDARATLGGSGFGAEVRDLGSAEPRSGGLISWPTLLAAESSVRHGFAEMRVEPAVSPSTVTPWAMGIGAVREEARYDGPPIYPLDESLPPRTVDRDAALTYVYAWGERRWKPARTLSAEAGVRVEAGERVPGAGAVRIAPRAAARWQTGPELTVSAAAGRSWHTLQAGPELQEQAITQHLWLLAGGDVPALRSDVATVGAERWMGGGWLASVTGYARRSTGVAVRDPEPGVVIGRGFVAGTLDARGAEISLRRLAGPWTASASYSWGRATMRARGFAFPAETDQRHTLDLAARVRVPFGVRLGAAFSAGTGGAFTRFYGGVATCRPNLGCEWTELPSSGEPGGLRAPAFASLDLSAEWSREIGGMRIGAYAQLHNALDRDNPARYHRSIRYERCGYGAPDGNGGCTDDVWGRGLPRLPLAGLRVTF from the coding sequence GTGAAGGTTTCTTCCATCCTCGTCTCGCTGGTGATCGCGTCCGCCGCCGCCGGGCCGCCGCTGGGCGCGCAGGCGGTGACGCAGGCGCGGCCGGTGGCGGGCGCGGTGTCCGGCAGCATCGTGGACGCGCAGAGCGAGCTGCCGCTGGCCGGCGCGTCCGTGGCGCTGGAGGCGCGGGCGGGCGGCGCCGCGCGGTCCACGCGCACCGACGCGGCGGGGCGGTACGCGTTCGACGGGGTGACGGCCGGCGAGTACACGCTGCGGGTGCAGCGCATCGGCTACGTGGCCGGCTCGGTGGACGTGGTGCTGCAGGGCGCGGCGAGCGCGTCCGTCTCCCTCGGCCTGCAGGTGCAGCCGGTGCGGCTCCAGCCCATCGCGGCCACCGGCAGCATCCCGGCCGCGCCCGCCAACCCGTTCGCCGCGCGCGAGGGAGCCGCGGACGCGGCGGGCGAGGCGCGGATGGAGGCCGAGCGGCGGCGGCAGCGGACGAACCTGGCCCCCGACGTCCGCGTGCTGACCCGCGCCGACGTGGACGAGGCGGTGCCGCTGGCGGAGAGCGACCTCTTCCGGACCCTGCAGCGCCTTCCCGGCGTCTCCGCGCGCGACGACTACAGCGCGGAGCTGTGGACGCGCGGCGGCTCGTGGGACCACACGCGCGTCTACTTCGACGGGCTGCCGCTCTTCAACCCCGTCCACTCCTCCGGCCTCTTCTCCGGGCCCAATACCGACGCCGTCGGCGCCGCCGCGCTCCACCCCGGCGCGCAGCCGCTGTCCACCGGCGGCGGCGCGGCGGCCACGCTCGACGTCACCTCGCGCCGGGGCGGCGAGCGCGGGCCGGTCGCCGCGGCGGGCGAGCTGTCGCTGGCCAGCGCGCGGCTGGCGCTGGACGGGCGCGCGGGGCCGCAGTCGTGGATGATCGCCGCGCGCAGCAGCCACTTCGGGACGCTGACGCAGCAGGTGGAGAAGCACAGTCGCGACGAGGAAGTCTGGGTCACCCGCCACTTCGCCGACGTGGCCGCGCGGTACGACCTGCGGCTGGGGGATCGAAGCGGCGTCGAGGCGAGCGCGCTCTGGCAGCGCGACGTGGTGGGCGACGGCCCGCAGAGCGACTGGCTGCGCGAGAGCACGCCCACGTGGGGCAGTCTCGCCGCGCGCGCCACCCTCCGCGCGCCGCTCGGCGGGCTCGACGCGCGGGCGACGCTGGGCGGCAGCGGCTTCGGCGCCGAGGTGCGCGACCTCGGCAGCGCGGAGCCGCGCTCCGGCGGCCTCATCTCCTGGCCCACCCTGCTGGCCGCGGAAAGCAGCGTCCGCCACGGCTTCGCGGAGATGCGCGTCGAGCCCGCCGTATCTCCATCCACCGTCACACCCTGGGCGATGGGAATCGGCGCGGTCCGCGAGGAGGCGCGCTACGACGGCCCGCCCATCTACCCGCTCGACGAGTCGCTGCCGCCCCGCACGGTGGATCGCGACGCGGCGCTGACCTATGTCTACGCGTGGGGCGAGCGGCGCTGGAAGCCGGCGCGCACCCTCTCCGCCGAGGCGGGCGTGCGCGTGGAGGCGGGCGAGCGCGTCCCCGGCGCGGGCGCCGTGCGGATCGCGCCGCGGGCGGCGGCGCGGTGGCAGACGGGGCCAGAGCTGACCGTCTCCGCCGCGGCGGGGCGGAGCTGGCACACGCTGCAGGCGGGGCCGGAGCTGCAGGAGCAGGCCATCACCCAGCACCTCTGGCTCCTGGCGGGCGGCGACGTCCCCGCGCTGCGCAGCGACGTGGCGACCGTCGGCGCGGAGCGGTGGATGGGCGGCGGCTGGCTGGCCTCGGTCACGGGGTACGCGCGGCGCTCGACCGGCGTCGCCGTCCGGGACCCCGAGCCGGGGGTGGTGATCGGCCGCGGCTTCGTGGCGGGAACGCTGGACGCGCGCGGGGCGGAGATCTCGCTGCGGCGCCTGGCCGGGCCGTGGACCGCGTCCGCCTCGTACTCGTGGGGCCGCGCGACCATGCGCGCGAGAGGATTCGCCTTCCCCGCGGAGACGGACCAGCGGCACACGCTCGACCTGGCCGCCCGCGTGCGCGTGCCCTTCGGCGTCCGGCTCGGCGCGGCGTTCTCGGCGGGGACGGGCGGCGCGTTCACCCGCTTCTACGGCGGCGTGGCCACCTGCCGGCCGAACCTGGGGTGCGAGTGGACGGAGCTCCCGAGCTCGGGCGAGCCTGGGGGGCTGCGCGCGCCGGCCTTCGCCAGCCTGGACCTGTCGGCCGAGTGGTCGCGGGAGATCGGGGGGATGCGGATCGGCGCGTACGCGCAGCTGCACAACGCGCTGGACCGCGACAACCCCGCGCGCTACCACCGCAGCATCCGCTACGAGCGCTGCGGCTACGGCGCGCCCGACGGCAACGGAGGCTGCACCGACGACGTGTGGGGACGCGGGCTGCCGCGCCTGCCGCTGGCCGGCCTGCGCGTGACCTTCTGA
- a CDS encoding sigma-70 family RNA polymerase sigma factor produces MDAAGLFAEHHAPLFRYLSRLTGDADVAEDAAQEAFVRLMERPPAPGETRAWLFRVGTNAAWMALRTRGRRRRLLESAPLRAPVGDAPPAPDAAAETAEVRTKVRRALDALGERERQILLMQQEGFKYREIAEAVGTTTQSVGTMLARALNKLAAELRLDEEDGWHPTR; encoded by the coding sequence ATGGACGCGGCCGGGCTGTTCGCGGAGCACCACGCGCCGCTCTTCCGCTATCTCTCGCGCCTGACGGGAGATGCGGACGTGGCGGAGGACGCCGCGCAGGAAGCGTTCGTGCGGCTGATGGAGCGCCCCCCCGCGCCGGGAGAGACGCGCGCCTGGCTCTTCCGCGTGGGGACGAACGCGGCGTGGATGGCGCTGCGCACGCGCGGACGGCGCCGCCGGCTGCTCGAGTCCGCGCCCCTGCGCGCCCCGGTGGGCGACGCCCCGCCGGCGCCGGACGCGGCGGCGGAGACGGCGGAGGTGCGCACGAAGGTGCGGCGGGCGCTGGACGCGCTGGGCGAGCGCGAGCGGCAGATCCTGCTGATGCAGCAGGAGGGGTTCAAGTACCGGGAGATCGCGGAGGCGGTGGGCACCACCACCCAGTCGGTGGGAACGATGCTGGCCCGCGCGCTGAACAAGCTTGCCGCCGAGCTGCGGCTGGACGAGGAGGACGGATGGCACCCGACGCGCTGA
- a CDS encoding TIGR03885 family FMN-dependent LLM class oxidoreductase, which yields MAMRVGYHCSHEQYPPGELLRLVTRAERAGFECAMCSDHYMPWSETEGQSGFAWSWLGAALQATKLPFGVVTVPGGWRYHPAVHAQAAATLAEMFPGRFWMACGSGERLNEHVVGGEWPPKEERNARLREAVDIMRALWAGETVTHRGRIAVDEAKLYVRPAEPPKVIAAALSAETAEWAGAWADGLITIVGERDGMREIVDAFRRGGGEGKPLYLQAQLSFARTDDEALEAAWRQWRAAMFPSPVLAELKLPAHFDAAGQHVRRDDVAAKMRISADPARHLEWLLGDAEMGFEEIDLHCVNRAEQERFIDVFGERVLPELRKVG from the coding sequence ATGGCGATGCGCGTCGGCTACCACTGCAGTCACGAGCAGTACCCGCCGGGCGAGCTGCTGCGGCTCGTCACCCGGGCGGAGCGTGCGGGGTTCGAGTGCGCCATGTGCTCGGACCACTACATGCCCTGGAGCGAGACGGAGGGGCAGAGCGGCTTCGCGTGGAGCTGGCTGGGTGCCGCGCTGCAGGCCACGAAGCTGCCGTTCGGCGTCGTCACCGTGCCGGGGGGATGGAGATACCACCCGGCGGTGCACGCCCAGGCGGCGGCCACGCTGGCGGAGATGTTCCCCGGGCGCTTCTGGATGGCGTGCGGGAGCGGCGAGCGGCTGAACGAGCACGTGGTGGGCGGCGAGTGGCCGCCGAAGGAGGAGCGCAACGCCCGCCTCCGCGAGGCGGTCGACATCATGCGCGCGCTCTGGGCGGGCGAGACGGTGACGCACCGCGGCCGCATCGCCGTGGACGAGGCGAAGCTCTACGTGCGCCCCGCCGAGCCGCCGAAGGTGATCGCCGCGGCGCTGAGCGCGGAGACGGCGGAGTGGGCGGGCGCGTGGGCCGACGGGCTGATCACCATCGTCGGCGAGCGGGACGGGATGCGGGAGATCGTCGACGCGTTCCGCCGCGGCGGCGGCGAGGGGAAGCCGCTGTACCTGCAGGCGCAGCTCTCCTTCGCGCGGACGGACGACGAGGCGCTGGAGGCGGCGTGGCGGCAGTGGCGCGCGGCGATGTTCCCCAGCCCGGTCCTCGCCGAGCTCAAGCTCCCCGCGCACTTCGACGCCGCCGGCCAGCACGTGCGCCGCGACGACGTGGCGGCGAAGATGCGCATCTCCGCCGACCCCGCGCGCCATCTCGAATGGCTGCTGGGCGACGCGGAGATGGGGTTCGAGGAGATCGATCTCCATTGCGTGAACCGCGCGGAGCAGGAGCGCTTCATCGACGTCTTCGGCGAGCGTGTGCTGCCGGAGCTGCGCAAGGTGGGGTGA